The Desmodus rotundus isolate HL8 chromosome 13, HLdesRot8A.1, whole genome shotgun sequence genome has a window encoding:
- the SLC25A15 gene encoding mitochondrial ornithine transporter 1 gives MKSNPAIQATIDLTAGAAGGTACVLTGQPFDTMKVKMQTFPDLYRGLTDCCLKTYSQVGFRGFYKGTSPALIANIAENSVLFMCYGFCQQVVRKVVGLDKQAKLSDLQNAAAGSFASAFAALVLCPTELVKCRLQTMYEMEVSGKIASSQNTVWSVVKSILRKDGPLGFYHGLSSTLLREVPGYFFFFGGYELSRSFFASGRSKDELGPVPLMLSGGVGGICLWLAVYPVDCIKSRIQVLSMSGKQAGFIGTCISIVRNEGIPALYSGLKPTMIRAFPANGALFLAYEYSRKLMMSQFEAD, from the exons ATGAAGTCCAACCCTGCCATCCAAGCGACCATCGACCTCACGGCAGGGGCTGCAG GCGGCACAGCGTGTGTGCTGACGGGGCAGCCCTTCGACACCATGAAGGTGAAGATGCAGACGTTCCCCGACCTGTACAGGGGCCTCACCGACTGCTGCCTGAAGACCTACTCCCAGGTGGGCTTCCGAGGCTTCTACAAGGGGACCAGCCCCGCGCTCATTGCCAACATCGCCGAGAACTCGGTCCTCTTCATGTGCTACGGCTTCTGCCAGCAGGTGGTGCGGAAGGTGGTGGGCCTGGACAAGCAGGCCAAGCTCAG CGACCTGCAGAATGCCGCTGCCGGTTCCTTCGCCTCTGCGTTCGCCGCGCTGGTGCTCTGCCCCACGGAGCTGGTGAAGTGCCGGCTGCAGACCATGTACGAGATGGAGGTGTCAGGGAAGATTGCCAGCAGCCAGAA CACAGTGTGGTCTGTCGTGAAGAGCATCCTCAGAAAGGACGGCCCCTTGGGCTTCTACCATGGACTCTCAAGCACTTTACTCCGAGAAGTACCGGGCTACTTCTTCTTTTTCGGTGGCTATGAGCTGAGTCGATCGTTTTTTGCGTCGGGGAGATCCAAAGATGAACTAG GCCCTGTCCCTCTGATGTTAAGTGGTGGAGTTGGTGGCATCTGCCTCTGGCTTGCTGTTTACCCGGTGGATTGTATTAAGTCTAGAATTCAAGTGCTGTCCATGTCTGGAAAACAGGCGGGATTTATTGGAACCTGCATAAGCATCGTGAGGAACGAAG GAATACCGGCCTTGTACTCCGGACTGAAGCCCACCATGATCCGAGCGTTCCCGGCCAACGGGGCGCTGTTCCTGGCCTACGAGTACAGCAGGAAGTTGATGATGAGCCAGTTCGAAGCAGACTGA